The nucleotide window GGCCTGCCGGGGCCAAACCGGGAAGCCCACATCGCGGGGACATCGCCCCAGGCGAAGTCCCTCGAAACGAGGGCCGCGGCCAGCGAACCGAGAGTCACGCCAATCAGGAAGAAGCCCTGCCAGTCGAGCCGCGGCAGGTAGCGGGCGAAGTATGTCACGCCGGCGAAATGCCCGGGACCGATCGCCCGTTCCACCGTGCCGGCGGCGCGGACGAACGAGCCGGAGGCGCCGAAGAAGTTCCCGGTCGCGTACGCCGATGCGACGATCAACAGGCCGGTGAGCGCGCCCGCGAGGTAGGGGTTCCAGCCGTCATTCGCGCGTTTTTCCATGGGCAACACCTCTGCAGGATCGCCGGCCTGGAGCGGGCGCCCGCATCCATCCCAAACGTAGGGCCCGTCGCCCGTACTGTCAAACGTCCCAGGGGAAACGCCGGCCTGTTGCCCGCCGCCCGCGTAACCGCCATAATCCCTCGTACCACGGCGGGAGGGGTACGGGACATGGAGTGGTTTCTCGGGTTCACGGTCGCGGCCATAGTCGCCATCCTGCTCTACATGCGGTTCGTCGGGCCCCCGGTGTCCGCGGAGCGGGTCGCGGACGCGGATGCCGACCTCGTGCGGGAGCGGGACCGCGAGAGCTGGCGCCGCCAGAAGCTGCGCAACTACCGCCTCGACAAGAGGCACGACGACTTCTACCGGACGGCGGCCTTCCGCAAGGCCGTCGCCGGCGGGGCGTCCGAGGCCGAGGCGCGCTTGAAGATCCGGCGCGAGTTCCCCTTCTACTACGCGGACCCGGCCGAGCGCGACACAGCGGAGTTCGCCGGCGAGGACGGCTGCCTTCCGGTGGTGCTGCGGGCGCGCATCGACGCCAACGCGCGGATCATCAAGCCGCTCATGGAGAGCGAGGGCGAGCGCTTCCGCACCATGAACGCCCTGATCCGCGCCTGCATCCGCAAGGGCGGCATCTAGCGAGGGGAGGGGCGGCATGCCGCACTCGATCCACACCCGGAGCATCGCCGAGCGCATGCGCTGGCTGGCGGAGCTCGGCGCCGAGCACTCCCGGATCTTCGCGAGCCCCGAGGCCTACCTCGAGAGGCGGCGCTACCAGGCGGGGCACCCCACCGCCATCCTCGCGTTCAAGTGCATGGACGGGCGCATGCACCTGCCGTACATCACGAAGACGCCGCTCGGCATCATCGAGCCCTTCCGCAACCTCGGCGGGGCCTTCGACATCGGCTGGCCGCACCTGGGCGAACTGGTCACGCACGAGGTGCTGCGCGCGGTGGAGTCCGGCCGGCGCGTGCTCATCCTCGTCACCTACCACTTTTCCCGCGGCGAGCGCAGCCGGGGCTGCTCGGGCTTCGATTTCGACCTGGAGGCGGCCCGCTCGTCGGCGTTCGCCTTCCGACGGCAGCTCGAGAGCGTCTTCGGCTCCGACCACCAGACCGTCTACCCGCTGGTCGCCGGCGTCGAGACCGACGAGGACGCGCTCACGCTGCACGGGGAGCGCGGGGCGGTGATCGAACTGGCGGCGCTCGCGGGGGCCGAGCAGGGAGAGGGAGGCCTCGAGGACCGGCTCACCCACGCGCTGCGCAGCACGTTCCGCGACATGCCCGGAGAGATCCTGCGCGACCTGCTGCCGCTGGTCGTGGGGAATCTGCGCCACATCGCCGAGGTGCGCCGCACCGAGCGCGCGCTCGACATCGACCACCACGAGTGGATCCTCTGTGTCGGGCGCGGCTTCGACTTCCTGCACGTCCCG belongs to bacterium and includes:
- a CDS encoding YeeE/YedE thiosulfate transporter family protein, which translates into the protein MEKRANDGWNPYLAGALTGLLIVASAYATGNFFGASGSFVRAAGTVERAIGPGHFAGVTYFARYLPRLDWQGFFLIGVTLGSLAAALVSRDFAWGDVPAMWASRFGPGRPLRAAAAFAGGFVMLVGARIAGG